cagccagcaaagccagaccactcaagtctagctgattttgatcgtaaaattagatagtttatttatgtagctttgtgttctggtcgaatctgctgacatgggcgataacaccagttttcccagactgggtcacatatagcaaatcaatataattatgtacacgtTTAAAAAGTTTAAAGCTCAAATTGTGATCTTTGTCATATGACATAGTCTGGAATTGCTTGTGTGAACCTTTCACTGGCATTTGCTATGATGGGCTGACCAAAATTACTTTTTTTATAGTTTCTTTGAAAGTGGAAAGCAGATGAGCAGGTTTTTctgcacaataatattcatgaaAGTTTGCAATTTGCTCACAAGAATTAATGTTTCTGGATATGATTTTAAAATTACAATTATGTTGAAAAGATACACACCTTGACTGATTTGACTGTTGCATTCTGTTTGAATTCTGCATATACAGTGTGTTAATAGAAGTGTTATTGTTATTTCCTTAACTTCCTCTACAACGCTGTTGTTTCAACTGATACGATTCTTTGCACATTGTACAACCTAATAATTCTATTGGACAATTCTCTTGAAACTTTAGAGTATGATCAATATCAAATTTGAAAAATGACTGATAGAGTGATTCATCTTCATCAATTTTCTTGATAAATGCTGCCAATTGTTTGGGTTCATACTTCTTAGCATCTATAAATGAGTTAGCCCCTGGTACCTGATCATATATGTAACTGTCACCATAATATATAGGAATGGCTTGAGCCAAGTAAGCATGCCAAATCTTTTCTGAAATGTACTCACGAAGGCTAGGGGAATTTTCAAACGTCAATACAAACTTGTACCCTTTGCTTTTAATAATGTCCAATTTTATTGAAATAAATGAATCCGATCCTATTTTTCTTGAACTTTTCATATCAGTATTATGTAAGCATTTGCCATAAGAGTCAACATCAATATATTCCATTAGTTGTGTCATATAATCTTGTCTCCATTTGATACAGTGACTAACAAACATGGCAACTCCATTTCTGCCAACTGGTGGCTCCTGTCTTAGTACATCAATCAGAGGCTGCTTAATATCAGGCCAGCAAATGTATGGGAAAGGAATTGTGCTAGCTAATGTGTAACTAACTCTGATGTCACCTAATGGCAATGCTCCAACCTGATTACACTTCTGATGTTCTGGTGCACGATTGTACCT
The nucleotide sequence above comes from Dysidea avara chromosome 3, odDysAvar1.4, whole genome shotgun sequence. Encoded proteins:
- the LOC136249868 gene encoding glycoprotein 3-alpha-L-fucosyltransferase A-like, which encodes MDILSVTYRPKLCVFFMLVIIALLIYGIPHFWSDEQSITDAARMTGQIRLSRGPSTRMGIHKGSSPLCKDQGNFSIYYKLTKNVKWQFIAHGEEAKNCTLPNGLVCELTSNKYDYETADVLLIRECGTDVTQPAYPGQIILRYNRAPEHQKCNQVGALPLGDIRVSYTLASTIPFPYICWPDIKQPLIDVLRQEPPVGRNGVAMFVSHCIKWRQDYMTQLMEYIDVDSYGKCLHNTDMKSSRKIGSDSFISIKLDIIKSKGYKFVLTFENSPSLREYISEKIWHAYLAQAIPIYYGDSYIYDQVPGANSFIDAKKYEPKQLAAFIKKIDEDESLYQSFFKFDIDHTLKFQENCPIELLGCTMCKESYQLKQQRCRGS